The following proteins are co-located in the Panthera uncia isolate 11264 chromosome F1, Puncia_PCG_1.0, whole genome shotgun sequence genome:
- the ZBTB7B gene encoding zinc finger and BTB domain-containing protein 7B isoform X1 codes for MSAAPWPGWQGLAPGQGAVKKMGSPEDDLIGIPFPDHSSELLSCLNEQRQLGHLCDLTIRTQGLEYRTHRAVLAACSHYFKKLFTEGGGGAVSGAGGGGPAAGGAGAGVCELDFVGPEALGALLEFAYTATLTTSSANMPAVLQAARLLEIPCVIAACMEILQGSGLEAPSPDEDDCERARQYLEAFATATATAAGVPDGEDSPPQAPRPPPPPPPPRPVARRSRKPRKAFLQTKGARANHLVPEVPAVPSQPVTYEEEEGARVGGSAGSGPGDSYSPPAGTASPPEGPLTYEAYEGEEEEEEPVYSTAYGLAQGGGPPLSPEELGSDEDAIDPDLMAYLSSLHQDALAPGLDGQDKLVRKRRSQMPQECPVCHKIIHGAGKLPRHMRTHTGEKPFACEVCGVRFTRNDKLKIHMRKHTGERPYSCPHCPARFLHSYDLKNHMHLHTGDRPYECHLCHKAFAKEDHLQRHLKGQNCLEVRTRRRRKDDAPPHYPPPSAAAPSPAGLDLSNGHLDTFRLSLARFWEQSAPTGPPVAALGPPDDEEEEGAPSTPQAEGAMESS; via the exons ATGAGTGCTGCCCCCTGGCCTGGTTGGCAGGGGCTGGCGCCCGGGCAAGGAGCTGTG AAAAAGATGGGGAGCCCTGAGGACGACCTCATCGGGATCCCGTTCCCAGACCACAGCAGCGAGCTCCTGAGCTGCCTCAACGAACAGCGCCAGCTGGGCCACCTCTGCGACCTCACCATCCGGACCCAGGGCCTCGAATACCGCACCCACCGGGCCGTGCTGGCCGCCTGCAGCCACTACTTCAAGAAGCTGTTCACCGAGGGCGGTGGCGGCGCCGTCTcgggggccgggggcggcggGCCGGCCGCCGGGGGGGCGGGCGCCGGCGTGTGCGAGCTGGACTTCGTGGGGCCGGAGGCCCTGGGCGCCCTGCTCGAGTTCGCCTACACGGCCACGCTGACGACCAGCAGCGCCAACATGCCCGCCGTGCTCCAGGCCGCCCGGCTGCTGGAGATCCCGTGTGTCATCGCTGCCTGCATGGAGATTCTGCAGGGCAGCGGCCTGGAAGCCCCCAGCCCCGACGAGGACGACTGTGAGCGGGCCCGCCAGTACCTGGAGGCCTtcgccacggccacggccacggcggCGGGAGTTCCCGATGGCGAAGACAGCCCCCCGCAggcgccccgcccgcccccgcccccgccgccccctcgGCCCGTGGCCCGCCGCAGCCGCAAGCCCCGGAAAGCGTTCCTGCAGACCAAGGGGGCCCGGGCGAACCACTTAGTGCCCGAGGTGCCCGCGGTGCCCAGCCAACCCGTGACctacgaggaggaggagggggccaggGTGGGTGGCAGTGCGGGCAGCGGGCCGGGGGACAGCTACAGCCCTCCAGCAGGGACTGCTTCACCCCCCGAGGGGCCCCTGACCTACGAGGCCTATGagggtgaggaagaagaggaggagcccGTGTACTCCACCGCCTACGGGCTGGCGCAGGGGGGTGGGCCCCCGCTGTCCCCAGAGGAGCTGGGCTCAGACGAGGACGCCATCGATCCTGACCTGATGGCCTACCTGAGTTCGCTGCACCAGGACGCCCTCGCGCCCGGCCTGGACGGCCAGGACAAGCTGGTGCGCAAACGCCgctcccagatgccccaggagtgCCCCGTCTGCCACAAGATCATCCACGGGGCAGGCAAGCTGCCCCGCCACATGAGGACCCACACGGGTGAGAAGCCCTTCGCCTGCGAAGTCTGCGGCGTCCGCTTCACCCG GAACGACAAGCTGAAGATTCACATGCGGAAGCACACCGGAGAGCGGCCTTACTCGTGCCCGCACTGCCCAGCCCGCTTCCTGCACAGCTACGACCTCAAGAACCACATGCACCTGCACACGGGGGACCGGCCCTACGAGTGCCACCTGTGCCACAAGGCCTTCGCCAAGGAGGACCACCTGCAGCGCCACCTCAAGGGCCAGAACTGCCTGGAGGTGCGCACCCGGCGGCGCCGGAAGGACGACGCGCCACCCCACTACCCACCGCCCTCCGCCGCCGCCCCGTCCCCCGCGGGCCTCGACCTCTCCAACGGCCACTTGGACACCTTCCGCCTCTCTCTGGCCCGATTCTGGGAGCAGTCAGCCCCTACTGGCCCTCCGGTCGCCGCCCTGGGGCCCCCTGatgacgaggaggaggagggggcaccCAGTACGCCGCAGGCCGAAGGTGCCATGGAGTCCTCTTAG
- the ZBTB7B gene encoding zinc finger and BTB domain-containing protein 7B isoform X2 has translation MGSPEDDLIGIPFPDHSSELLSCLNEQRQLGHLCDLTIRTQGLEYRTHRAVLAACSHYFKKLFTEGGGGAVSGAGGGGPAAGGAGAGVCELDFVGPEALGALLEFAYTATLTTSSANMPAVLQAARLLEIPCVIAACMEILQGSGLEAPSPDEDDCERARQYLEAFATATATAAGVPDGEDSPPQAPRPPPPPPPPRPVARRSRKPRKAFLQTKGARANHLVPEVPAVPSQPVTYEEEEGARVGGSAGSGPGDSYSPPAGTASPPEGPLTYEAYEGEEEEEEPVYSTAYGLAQGGGPPLSPEELGSDEDAIDPDLMAYLSSLHQDALAPGLDGQDKLVRKRRSQMPQECPVCHKIIHGAGKLPRHMRTHTGEKPFACEVCGVRFTRNDKLKIHMRKHTGERPYSCPHCPARFLHSYDLKNHMHLHTGDRPYECHLCHKAFAKEDHLQRHLKGQNCLEVRTRRRRKDDAPPHYPPPSAAAPSPAGLDLSNGHLDTFRLSLARFWEQSAPTGPPVAALGPPDDEEEEGAPSTPQAEGAMESS, from the exons ATGGGGAGCCCTGAGGACGACCTCATCGGGATCCCGTTCCCAGACCACAGCAGCGAGCTCCTGAGCTGCCTCAACGAACAGCGCCAGCTGGGCCACCTCTGCGACCTCACCATCCGGACCCAGGGCCTCGAATACCGCACCCACCGGGCCGTGCTGGCCGCCTGCAGCCACTACTTCAAGAAGCTGTTCACCGAGGGCGGTGGCGGCGCCGTCTcgggggccgggggcggcggGCCGGCCGCCGGGGGGGCGGGCGCCGGCGTGTGCGAGCTGGACTTCGTGGGGCCGGAGGCCCTGGGCGCCCTGCTCGAGTTCGCCTACACGGCCACGCTGACGACCAGCAGCGCCAACATGCCCGCCGTGCTCCAGGCCGCCCGGCTGCTGGAGATCCCGTGTGTCATCGCTGCCTGCATGGAGATTCTGCAGGGCAGCGGCCTGGAAGCCCCCAGCCCCGACGAGGACGACTGTGAGCGGGCCCGCCAGTACCTGGAGGCCTtcgccacggccacggccacggcggCGGGAGTTCCCGATGGCGAAGACAGCCCCCCGCAggcgccccgcccgcccccgcccccgccgccccctcgGCCCGTGGCCCGCCGCAGCCGCAAGCCCCGGAAAGCGTTCCTGCAGACCAAGGGGGCCCGGGCGAACCACTTAGTGCCCGAGGTGCCCGCGGTGCCCAGCCAACCCGTGACctacgaggaggaggagggggccaggGTGGGTGGCAGTGCGGGCAGCGGGCCGGGGGACAGCTACAGCCCTCCAGCAGGGACTGCTTCACCCCCCGAGGGGCCCCTGACCTACGAGGCCTATGagggtgaggaagaagaggaggagcccGTGTACTCCACCGCCTACGGGCTGGCGCAGGGGGGTGGGCCCCCGCTGTCCCCAGAGGAGCTGGGCTCAGACGAGGACGCCATCGATCCTGACCTGATGGCCTACCTGAGTTCGCTGCACCAGGACGCCCTCGCGCCCGGCCTGGACGGCCAGGACAAGCTGGTGCGCAAACGCCgctcccagatgccccaggagtgCCCCGTCTGCCACAAGATCATCCACGGGGCAGGCAAGCTGCCCCGCCACATGAGGACCCACACGGGTGAGAAGCCCTTCGCCTGCGAAGTCTGCGGCGTCCGCTTCACCCG GAACGACAAGCTGAAGATTCACATGCGGAAGCACACCGGAGAGCGGCCTTACTCGTGCCCGCACTGCCCAGCCCGCTTCCTGCACAGCTACGACCTCAAGAACCACATGCACCTGCACACGGGGGACCGGCCCTACGAGTGCCACCTGTGCCACAAGGCCTTCGCCAAGGAGGACCACCTGCAGCGCCACCTCAAGGGCCAGAACTGCCTGGAGGTGCGCACCCGGCGGCGCCGGAAGGACGACGCGCCACCCCACTACCCACCGCCCTCCGCCGCCGCCCCGTCCCCCGCGGGCCTCGACCTCTCCAACGGCCACTTGGACACCTTCCGCCTCTCTCTGGCCCGATTCTGGGAGCAGTCAGCCCCTACTGGCCCTCCGGTCGCCGCCCTGGGGCCCCCTGatgacgaggaggaggagggggcaccCAGTACGCCGCAGGCCGAAGGTGCCATGGAGTCCTCTTAG